From the Selenomonas timonae genome, one window contains:
- the uvrA gene encoding excinuclease ABC subunit UvrA, protein MNESIKIEGARAHNLKNINVEIPRDKLVVVTGLSGSGKSSLAFDTIYAEGQRRYVESLSAYARQFLGQMDKPDVDNIEGLSPAISIDQKTTSHNPRSTVGTVTEVYDYLRLLYARAGRPHCPSCGKPIAQQSVDQMVDAIMTQPEGTKLLIMAQLVRGKKGEHRKILDQIRRDGYVRVRIDGELRDLGEEIALEKQKKHTIEIVVDRLVVRAGMESRLTDSLETALRAGGGVVYVQVVDGELLMFSENFACVDCGISLPEIAPRMFSFNSPFGACPVCTGLGSHKEFDPDLVVPDPTLSVADGVFAPLSKNPNSYGMRAITALLRAHDYDEHTQWNRMDKKTQQMLLHGSEEYVSFQYTNMFGEEKEYNVPYEGVLPALARRYRETDSEEMRESYEDYMTDTPCTACHGARLKPETLAVTVGGKNIAELTALTIREADAFLAEAEKDFSPREAKIAVEILKEIHARLNFLLDVGLDYLTLSRAAGTLSGGEAQRIRLATQIGSGLMGVLYILDEPSIGLHQRDNNRLLATLRHLRDLGNTLIVVEHDEDTMHAADHIIDIGPGAGEHGGEVVAEGTAEEIMANPASITGQYLARRKFIPVPAERRKGNGNALEIVGAAENNLKNINVKFPLGTLTLVTGVSGSGKSTLVNEILYRGVASRLYRAKGKPGKHKKIKGLEHIDKVINIDQQPIGRTPRSNPATYTGVFDAIRDLFSQVLESRMRGYKAGRFSFNVKGGRCEACRGDGILKIEMQFLPDVYVPCEVCKGARYNRETLEVHYKGKTIAEVLDMMIEEAVTFFQNVPRIARKLEVIRDVGLGYIRLGQPATTLSGGEAQRVKLATELSKRSTGKTLYILDEPTTGLHAADIHKLLVILQRLVDGGDTVVVIEHNLDVIKAADYVIDLGPEGGVRGGTIVAQGTPEQIVEVPESYTGQFLKPLLEEKHPL, encoded by the coding sequence ATGAACGAAAGCATCAAAATCGAAGGGGCGCGTGCCCACAATCTGAAGAATATCAACGTGGAGATTCCGCGCGACAAGCTGGTCGTGGTAACGGGGCTGTCCGGCTCGGGCAAGTCCTCGCTCGCCTTTGACACGATCTACGCCGAGGGGCAGCGCCGCTATGTCGAGTCGCTGTCGGCGTACGCGCGGCAGTTCCTCGGGCAGATGGACAAGCCCGACGTGGACAACATCGAGGGACTGTCGCCTGCGATCTCCATCGACCAGAAGACGACGAGCCACAATCCACGCTCGACGGTGGGCACGGTGACGGAGGTCTATGACTATCTGCGCCTCCTCTACGCGCGCGCGGGGCGCCCGCATTGCCCGAGCTGTGGCAAGCCCATCGCGCAGCAGAGCGTCGATCAGATGGTGGATGCCATCATGACGCAGCCCGAGGGAACGAAGCTCCTCATCATGGCGCAGCTTGTGCGCGGGAAAAAGGGCGAGCACCGCAAGATCCTCGACCAGATCCGCCGCGATGGCTATGTGCGCGTGCGCATCGACGGGGAACTGCGTGACCTCGGTGAGGAGATTGCTCTCGAGAAGCAGAAGAAGCATACGATAGAGATCGTTGTAGATCGCCTCGTTGTGCGCGCAGGCATGGAGAGCCGCCTTACGGACTCTCTCGAGACGGCGCTGCGTGCGGGCGGCGGCGTGGTCTACGTGCAGGTGGTGGACGGGGAGCTGCTCATGTTCAGCGAAAATTTTGCCTGTGTGGACTGCGGCATCTCGCTCCCCGAGATTGCGCCGCGTATGTTTTCATTTAACAGCCCGTTCGGCGCGTGTCCCGTCTGTACGGGACTCGGCAGTCACAAGGAGTTTGACCCCGATCTCGTCGTGCCCGACCCGACGCTCAGCGTGGCGGACGGTGTCTTTGCGCCGCTCTCGAAGAATCCAAACTCCTACGGCATGCGCGCAATCACGGCACTCCTCCGTGCACATGACTATGACGAGCACACGCAGTGGAACCGCATGGACAAGAAGACGCAGCAGATGCTCCTCCACGGCTCGGAGGAGTATGTCTCCTTCCAATATACGAATATGTTTGGCGAGGAAAAGGAGTACAACGTGCCCTATGAGGGCGTGCTGCCCGCGCTTGCGCGCCGTTATCGCGAGACGGACTCCGAGGAGATGCGCGAGAGCTACGAGGACTATATGACGGATACGCCCTGTACGGCGTGTCACGGGGCGCGTCTCAAGCCCGAGACACTTGCCGTCACCGTCGGCGGCAAGAACATTGCCGAGCTCACGGCGCTCACGATCCGAGAGGCGGACGCATTCCTTGCGGAGGCGGAGAAGGACTTTTCCCCGCGTGAAGCGAAGATCGCCGTGGAGATCCTCAAGGAGATTCACGCGCGTCTCAATTTTCTCCTCGACGTGGGGCTGGACTACCTCACGCTCTCGCGCGCAGCGGGCACGCTCTCGGGCGGCGAGGCACAGCGCATCCGCCTCGCAACGCAGATCGGCTCGGGGCTGATGGGCGTGCTCTACATCCTCGACGAGCCGAGCATCGGCCTGCATCAGCGCGACAACAACCGCCTGCTTGCAACCCTGCGCCACCTGCGCGACCTCGGCAATACGCTCATTGTCGTGGAGCATGACGAGGACACAATGCACGCCGCCGACCACATCATCGACATCGGACCCGGCGCGGGCGAGCACGGCGGCGAGGTGGTCGCCGAGGGAACGGCGGAGGAGATTATGGCAAACCCCGCCTCCATCACGGGACAGTATCTCGCACGCAGGAAGTTCATCCCCGTGCCCGCCGAGCGGCGCAAGGGAAATGGAAACGCGCTCGAGATTGTGGGCGCGGCAGAGAACAATCTCAAGAACATCAACGTGAAATTCCCGCTCGGGACGCTGACCCTCGTCACGGGCGTCTCCGGCTCGGGGAAATCCACACTCGTCAACGAGATTCTCTATCGCGGCGTCGCCTCGCGTCTCTACCGCGCGAAGGGAAAGCCCGGCAAGCACAAGAAAATCAAGGGGCTCGAGCATATCGACAAGGTGATCAACATCGATCAGCAGCCGATTGGACGCACGCCGCGCTCGAATCCCGCGACCTATACGGGTGTGTTCGACGCGATTCGCGACCTCTTTAGTCAGGTCTTGGAGTCGCGTATGCGCGGCTACAAGGCGGGGCGGTTCAGCTTCAACGTGAAGGGCGGGCGCTGCGAGGCGTGCCGTGGGGACGGCATCCTCAAGATCGAGATGCAGTTCCTCCCTGACGTCTATGTCCCCTGCGAGGTGTGCAAGGGAGCGCGATACAACCGCGAGACCCTCGAGGTGCACTACAAGGGCAAGACCATCGCCGAGGTGCTTGACATGATGATCGAGGAGGCCGTGACCTTCTTTCAGAATGTGCCGCGCATCGCGCGCAAGCTCGAGGTTATCCGCGACGTGGGGCTGGGCTACATCCGTCTCGGACAGCCCGCGACGACGCTCTCGGGCGGCGAAGCGCAGCGTGTCAAGCTCGCGACGGAGCTGTCGAAGCGCAGCACGGGCAAGACGCTCTACATCCTCGACGAGCCAACGACGGGACTCCATGCGGCGGACATCCACAAGCTGCTCGTCATCCTCCAACGGCTCGTGGACGGCGGCGATACCGTCGTCGTCATCGAGCACAACCTCGATGTCATCAAGGCTGCGGACTACGTGATCGACCTCGGACCTGAGGGCGGTGTGCGCGGCGGAACGATTGTCGCGCAGGGAACGCCCGAGCAGATCGTTGAAGTGCCTGAGTCTTATACAGGACAATTTTTGAAGCCGCTGCTTGAAGAAAAGCATCCCCTTTGA